From a single Phycisphaerae bacterium genomic region:
- a CDS encoding type II toxin-antitoxin system HicB family antitoxin: MDYPLKLIETEEGFAVCCPALPGCWSQGRTEAEALENIRDAIAEYLAARAELREGEQMRYVTVG; this comes from the coding sequence ATGGATTATCCTCTCAAGCTAATCGAGACGGAAGAGGGCTTTGCGGTGTGCTGCCCCGCGCTGCCCGGCTGCTGGTCCCAGGGACGTACCGAAGCGGAGGCGCTCGAGAACATCCGCGACGCCATCGCCGAGTATCTGGCCGCTCGCGCCGAGCTTCGGGAAGGTGAGCAGATGCGGTATGTAACGGTAGGCTGA